Proteins from a single region of Nitrospinaceae bacterium:
- the fabZ gene encoding 3-hydroxyacyl-ACP dehydratase FabZ translates to MISPEEILELLPHRYPMLLIDKVLELDTEAVSIVAIKNVTRNEPFFNGHFPDNPIMPGVMMIEAMAQAALLCIFGTKLADPSAEFRFAGIEQAKFRRAVVPGDQLRIEVKLLRHRSFLWKVDCVVKVEDETAVEAVLTAHVIEAPSES, encoded by the coding sequence TTGATATCTCCCGAAGAAATTCTTGAATTGCTTCCGCATCGCTATCCGATGCTGCTGATCGATAAGGTTCTCGAACTAGATACCGAGGCGGTTTCGATTGTCGCTATAAAAAACGTTACGCGTAACGAGCCGTTTTTTAACGGGCACTTTCCTGATAATCCGATTATGCCTGGCGTCATGATGATTGAGGCTATGGCTCAGGCGGCGCTTCTTTGTATTTTTGGGACAAAGCTTGCCGATCCATCTGCTGAGTTTCGTTTCGCCGGAATCGAGCAGGCAAAATTCCGACGGGCCGTCGTGCCAGGTGATCAGCTTCGCATCGAGGTGAAGCTTCTGCGGCATCGCTCGTTTCTCTGGAAAGTGGATTGCGTCGTGAAGGTGGAGGATGAAACGGCTGTCGAGGCCGTGCTTACCGCCCATGTCATCGAGGCCCCGTCAGAGTCGTGA